TATTAGTCGCTTGAATGCAAGTAATTCGCTGGTTGAGCGTCCCGATGTATCCCAGGCTTCTTCCTTCGTTTTTCGACTACCAACAGAAGCCGAATGGGAATATGCTTGCAGAGCCGGATTGACGGGACAAGATTACGGATTCGCGCGCGATGAGGGTACTCTCGACGATTATGCCTGGCATGCGGGTAATTATAAGGGTGCTCCGCAGCCCGTGGGCCAGAAACTACCAAACAGGTACGGCCTTTACGACATGCATGGCAATGTATTCGAATGGGTTGCCGATGTGTTCGATACGTATGATCCTTCCTATTTAAATGACCCCGTAAACTGGGATTCTCTTAGCAGCGCGTCGCGCGTCCTGCGCGGCGGCTCGTTCTACGATAATGCTGAGAACGTCCGCTGCGCCAACCGGGTCAGCAGCCTTCCGTTCAGCGACTACAACAACAGCGGTTTTCGCGTCGTTTTCGCGCCCCCTTACAAAAGTGTTCCATGAATGGCGAAGGTGCTTAAATAAGCGAAGAGGCATGAGGTTGGCTTTACGGTCGGGCTCTGTCCTCTGGAGGAACGATGCGGGATGGCGGAGGGCGTTGGGGCTGAGCAGGGCCACGCCATGGCGCGCCCTTACGGCCCCGAATGGTGCATAATTGCCCGACAGCAAGGGCGATGTCATTCGCGGACGCCGGCCCCGCGCAGCCGGGCTATGGATCGGAGGATGACCTGCACAGGTCTATCGCGTATCGTTACGTTGTTCTTTCGCGCACCTGAAGCTTCCCGCCTATCCCAGGAGTCCATCTGGCAGCCGGCCCGAG
This region of Rhodothermales bacterium genomic DNA includes:
- a CDS encoding SUMF1/EgtB/PvdO family nonheme iron enzyme produces the protein MNASNSLVERPDVSQASSFVFRLPTEAEWEYACRAGLTGQDYGFARDEGTLDDYAWHAGNYKGAPQPVGQKLPNRYGLYDMHGNVFEWVADVFDTYDPSYLNDPVNWDSLSSASRVLRGGSFYDNAENVRCANRVSSLPFSDYNNSGFRVVFAPPYKSVP